From a region of the Streptomyces caniferus genome:
- the rpmI gene encoding 50S ribosomal protein L35, whose translation MPKNKTHSGASKRFKVTGSGKVLRERAGKRHLLEHKSSRVTRRLSGNAEMAPGDAAKIKKLLGK comes from the coding sequence ATGCCGAAGAACAAGACGCACAGCGGTGCCAGCAAGCGCTTCAAGGTCACCGGCTCCGGCAAGGTGCTGCGTGAGCGCGCCGGCAAGCGCCACCTGCTCGAGCACAAGTCGTCCCGCGTGACGCGTCGCCTTTCCGGCAACGCCGAGATGGCCCCGGGCGACGCCGCGAAGATC